The DNA sequence TGTTATcagttatcttttctttttttcaaagttgCAACATTGCAATATATAAGTCTTAATTCTATATGTTTGAATTCCACACTGTTAAACCAGTAATACTGAAGTATACTGTAAGTGAAGTGAAATCATTGAATTAAATGTTCTCTAGGGACAAAATTCTTGgattttatttttggatttaattttaaaaattgcatcgaTAGTTGAGTGATTACATGTTCTGAATATAAATTTCATGTACAGATAatcccgcctgcttagctcagtagggagagcattggtctacggatcgcggggttgcgagtttgatccccgggcgtggtgtatgttctccatgacgatttgataaaagacattgtgtctggaatcattcgtcctccacctctgataattcatgtggggaagttggcagttacttacggagaacaggtttgtactggtacagaatccaggaacactggttaggttaactgccggccattaaataactgaaatactgttgaaaaatggcgctaaacccaaaacgaagcaaaaacaaaaaatcttgtacagatattttcaaaatgagaATTTTGACTTCAAAATGAGAATTTTGACTATACAAGTTCCTCTAAATTTGGTGACACTGAGTTCTGGAAGTCGACATGCTTAGTTCACTTGGTTGAGAGCAAATATAAAGATTGTGTCATGATTGTGGCATGTATTCTCTgtaatgattttgtaaaatacattttgactgaaGTCATTTCATCCTCCCCCGCTGATGCATGTGAAGAGAGGCTTGCAGCTTCTTGTTAGCTTATAATATACCcggaaacactggttaggttaactgaaatactgttgaaaaatggtgctgAAACCCAAATAAGAGAAAGATCAGTTAATGTGATGAGATCTGTAACAATGTCTTCATCCAGTTTGACTTCAGATTAAGCAGTTCAGTTGTTGTCAAACGACATTCTGGCTTCAAAATATTGTGTTGTGTTTGTTATgtccccagcatctactgatgcgggaggcatatagcaattgtcctgtccgtccatacAAGGTTAACCAAGTGGGACCGTTTCGTTTAGCATCagtacccctaactagaatgacttgatactaatgtagatgtaacctgtgaccatttctcattttcagacatcacctgacctcagtttgaccttgacctcgttttggacttaggttgctttgtatcgatgccaccgggggcatcaagcgcttattgaacgcagctccttgctTTTTTGGTCTTTTGGGAACTAATTTTTTGTAGAAGTAattaataagaaaatatatttctgcCTATTTCAGGGGGAGTAGAGATAGAGGGGCAGGATGACAGCTATGATTTTGGTTCCGGAGCTGGTTTCTATGTCAACGCCACAGAGGAGAAATGGAAAACTAATTATAGAATGTATTCTTACATCACATCAGaggtatttatttcatatattatagCATAAAgttgctgttcttgtcacttttttggggtgttttaacaaaagaaaacgtgtgttaacagagagattctcacgcTCACATGTTACAGCCCAAAAAAgtggataattcaaatggaaatgatgtcagtttgaaaaaaaaacctgagaTATTACCgggcatttcatggaaatttaatgacgttgagataGAGTGTGTTCATGTATTACCTTtcttttcgcgttttatgctaaaatagcattagcacatgttcatttcgtgttcttacatcttcagaatccctcaggaGACAATATAACACAAAAAGCATGCATTAACCCTACATTAGTGAGTCGGTGAAGAAATTTCCAAATCATTTTCTGACCGTTCAATCCCTGGCCATGTCATACTAAAggtgtaaaaatgatattttaaattagtCTAGTACCTTCCTCGCTTGACGCTCGGCATTAAGAGAATaatactaggactggtcagttgGGTGTCAGTATAATTTGACTGGGTTGGGTATATATATGTAGAATAAtaagcatgtttatattatatatcagTCTGCTGATCTGATACATTATGcttttaaaatgattaatattatCACAATGTTATCTATGGACATCAGCTATGTATAGGCTAACTGTTGTTAATATGCGGACAAATTGTTCCAGTTCTGtttatcagtaaaaaaaaattatttattgccAAGGCTTATAAAGATTTTTGTTTAACATTACCATAAATTAAATACACACTGGAAGTAAGTTGACTTGTCAAATGACTTGTTAGCACACTAAGTAATACTGAAGAATCAAAACTGGACATTTTCTTGTGAAATTTTGTATCACTGCAAATGCATAGCTGCTGAAGAGCAAAGGAAAAGCCTTCATTGATAAATGAGATCTCATGTAGGGGTCCTGAGATTTTGAGGATGTCCACTCTATATTCCAATAAGGAATTCAGATTTGCTTGAAATTAAAAGatctacaaatgtatatattaaggAACTATGTTCCCACTTTTTGAGTTACAATTTTTGTCTGTTTTCAGTTACCAGACCTTATTAACAGCAACTTCAAAACAAATCCAGATAAGATGTCAATTTTTGGACACAGGTGAGTAAAAGTATAAGTCACAGGATTAGGGTATATAGATACTGCTGAATGATGTAGGCCCACTTGATTTGCTGCACATAGTGTCTTGGTGTGGAATATACTTTTTAAGTTCACACTAGCAAAAGGTTGAATCATGTCATGTTCAGAGGCTGTCCAGCTGGACTTTACAAGGTGGGTGAGTTGATCAACTCCATTGCTCAGCtaggcaccttgggtcttcctccatcttTAATCCTACACAGTGGTCACATGACCGACACAGTGGTCACATGATCTATGTTGTTAGTTTAGAATTGATTAGATCAGCTGAGTTTTTAAGGTCACTGACTACAATTCTTTTACCCCTCCCAGCTTTTGGTTTGATTATAGAAATTACTCacgttaggaagccatccagctggctgtaGGTATATGGTTCTATTCAGGTTCATGCCCTTTCAGTGTTCATGCCCTTTACTGAAATAGTGCCTGGAATTGCACCAGAGGTCTTCtaccaccatcaaaagctggaaagtcaccttTGTTCTATACAACACATTGACCCCtacaaataaaaagaagaaattcattATGGCACTAagtgttaaaaaaaattgttgaaatgtttttgccgtgATGTGAAATTGTCGTGAGATCTGGTGGCCAGGATGTGAACTTGCCATGATATCTTGTATTGTTGCATGTTTGCCAGACTATATGAATATCTATTGTATACAGTATATTTCTTGTTACAGTATGGGTGGTCATGGAGCATTAATTTGTGCCATGAAGAACCCAGGAAAGTACAAGTCAGTGAGTGCATTTTCACCGATTTCCAATCCAATTAACGCACCATGGGGAAAAAAGGCCTTTACTGGATACCTAGGAGAGGACCAGTCTAAATGGCAGGTAAAGTATTTATATTGCACTAACTGAACCATGTATTAATGTTTTCAGTTTTACTTAATCTGTAACAGTGTTTTCTTGTGATTTTTAAGATAAATGTctttaataatgtcaattttatagcaaaaaaagggggtatttttccaatttattttGTCCATTGTAAAAATcaggaaaaaatataaatatattagaGATTTAGAACTAACATATCTTGGaagtttttttcaacagtaacagGTCATAgccctggcccaaatttcacgaaaaaacttaagtaattgcttagctaagtctgttatttaaaatgcttgtttttgcccatCTTCAAGGTTGACATTTTCTTCTATATTAGAACCGTATATGACTTTTGTAGATCAAAACATAACAGTGCAGAATTTTATAGAAAAGGAAGTAtggaaacaaataatatatttgaGCAAATACTAAGATTGTTATATTGGCTTGAATAGAAAtttcatatttgcgtgactgagATAAGGACTGCAAACGAATACTACTTACAAAAGTacgatttagatattaaaacattgttaaaaaaaattaacattgaataacaatattgtgaaattttgtagagtcaatccacgaaatttaataccaacgaacaagtaaaatttccattcattctaagttcaaaatttgaaatccacgaattcatatctattttgaccaaaaccacgaaattgtatgccaacgaaattaaatgattgtaCAGTAACTTAAGTaatagcatgattttaaaatatcagaCTTAACTAATTGATTACTCAAGATTTCGTGAAACGTGGGCCAGGAGTTTAAAGTTCTCACCTCgctagaatttttttattttaaaaatattgaaagcaATAGGAAGCTTATCTGAATTAAGTATTTGATTAGAATGGTGTGAGTACATTGTGTTTAAGTCTTTCTATTTCTTTAAAGTTATCCAATGCACATTTTTCACTATAATGGTTTATTTTCAGATACTTGCTTTATAAGTAGAAAATCCTCATGAGATGAATGTAACTTGAGTAACTAATTAAACTTTCTGTGTTTTTAGAGctacatttaaagttttatgtCTTGTATAACAaagtagggataacgcatgtttttttgtgttataacgtctgcagaatcccgagggaatggttggtacccgagcctgTTATGGTGAGGGTACCAAcatttcccgagggattctgaagatgttacaacacgaaaaaacgtgctaatgctattctagcataaaatgcgttAAAAAActggtaaatgaatatattgtcccttaaAAGTCTTTAAATTTCCAAGAAATGCGAGGTAAAGTCTATGTTATTTTTCCTAGTTGATGTCATTTcctttttgaattatccgtttttgggctgtaatacgtttacgctttgccacagaacacgcatatataaaaaggtgttataacagcacgttaGCGCGAAAatttctctgttaacacatgttttctctccaGTTAAagcacccccaaaaagtgacaataacagcagttttatgctagaatactttgttaaaaaaaattccagTTGTTTTAGAGGTAAGCGCTTTTGTGTAATAGTGTACTCACCAGTACATGTATCAGGTGTGTACTGTATAAAACCTGTTAATACAagcaaatatgtaaattttatgtttacacaGATATTTTTAAGTGACTGTtcctattttcaaataaatatgatATGTGTCTAACATATCTTTAAAGGAATATGATGCTACAGAACTAGTTAAGAAGTACAACGGCCCACCACTAAATATTTTGATCGATCAGGGAAAGTCTGATAACTTCTACGTAGACAAgcaactgttgcctgaaaatctTGTGGATGCATGCAAATCAAGCAATGTACCGGTAGTTCTTAGAGTCCAAGAGGTAAGGGAAAACATTTCTGTATATTTATGGAGTGTTACTCTAATAAACTGAAGTTCATACTAATAAGGGTTGAtgcaaaagtaatgtcactggagCTACAAAAATGTGtatcataaaaagaaataacagaaatTCCTTCCAGAGTATGtgtatttgtaataatatttgaaaatatcataaaacactTTTGCTTATTGAGATAGCGACATGCAGGGGGAGTGTGAAAATGAAGATCGCCACATGTCGGTAATCATATTGATGTCAGAATTGGCATGTTTGTCAATACATAATAAACTTCTGTATTATTGGATGCCAGTTTACTTTTCACAATTGACTACTAAAAGATTTGAGTGCACATTATTTTATACAAGTAGGtgtattattttgatttcaatttgtggttgtttttgtttaattgctttttatacgcccgtttgaaaaatgggacgtattatgggaacgcccctggcgggcggatgggcgggcgggcggcgtccacagaccttgtccggagcatatcttctacatgcattgagggattttgatgaaacttggcacaaatgttcaccatcatgagacggagtgtcatgcgcaagaaccaggtccctaggtctaagatcaaggtcacacttagaggttaaaggtcaaattcaagaatgactttgtccggagcatatcttctacatgcatggagggattttgatgaaacttggcacagttgttcaccatcatgagacagagtgtcatgcgcaagaaccagggccctaggtctaaggtcaaggtcacacttaaaggtcaaatgatacaagaatgaaaaccttgtccggagcatttcttcttcatgcatagagggattttgatataacttggcacaaatgttcaccatcatgagggggagtgtcttgtgcaagaaccaggtccctaggtctaagatcaaggtcacacttagaggttaaaggtcaaattcaagaatgactttgtccggagcatatcttctacatgcatggagggattttgatgaaacttggcacagttgttcaccatcatgagacagagtgtcatgcgcaagaaccaggtccctaggtctaaggtcaaggtcacactttgaggtcaaaggatacaagaatggaaaccttgtccggagcatttcttcttcatgcatagagggattttgatataacttggcacaaatgttcaccaccacaagacgaagtgtcatgctcaagaaccagctccctaggtctaaggtcaaggtcacacttagaggccaaaggtcagatacaagaatgacttggtccgaagcatttcttcttcatgcatggagggattttgatgtaacttggcacaattatataccatcatgagaggaagtgtcatgcacagttcctttctttagaattacttccctttgttttactataaatagcttatattgtaacttcttcattactagtcttagagaaaaatcgagaccacttttctgtagtacaacatgcatgctacatccaattttaaggtgtattttgaccagtcttgacctggtaaagattttattgtggacttacaattttttttggatttttttttttttttttttttttttttttaacattaacttcccttagtgatttttttttttttgtgaacttaggaaaaaaaagacttacaatgattactaaaaaaccacaaaattaaaattcatttgcaatacaggggctagagtaaagaaatttctgtgatgggcgtatattgtgacattcggGCACTCTTGTTGCTATTTAGGAAAGAAACACTGGTTTTTGTGTGTGGCGAAATGTTGTTGAGGGTGAATTGTGAAgttctttacattttaaacaaaacagcCGAAGAAAATTATATTAATAGTTATTATCATAATTGAATTAGCTTACCTTTTGATCAAGATTCCGTAGAAATGCAATAATGACTAATTGTACAGTGGACAAAGTGACATAACTTCTGGATCAACCCTCATATGTTAAACTTCTGGATCAGCCCTCGTATGTATGTTAAATGAATCACTCTCTAGTTCAGTTCctggaaaaaaaatgagttatggCACCATATTAGAAGGATGTGGTTGTGACTCCAGTGGAGATGGAACTCAGAATCTTTTGGATGGTCGGTTGACACCATATTCATTAGACTACCACTCCCCTTAATTAAGAATGTTAAAGTTTACTGTTTAGAATATGTTTGTGCAAATGAGATTGGATTTAGCTTGCTGGTGGCAAGAGGTTCTGCCTTGGCAACTAgtgcaattttcagtaaaaacccCTTCAATtcataaatggtattgtccatactgaatgatagaccagtccattttagaaatttagcagggtaaaggttaaggatgCTTCTTACATTTTTGTAATGCTGTCACAGCTGTTTTTAGCTTTGATTTGATACATCATACCCACAGACCACCAGGAGAAACTGtgttgaacaaaaaaaaaatacatgttcaaaATGTAATGATTTTGACACAGATTTAATATAATATTCctgttttaaagtcatttttgtcgtattttgcAGGGCTATGACCACAGCTACTATTTTATTGCCACGTTTGTAGAGGAGCACATCAACCACCATGCTCAGTATCTCTGCCAATGACTAGATAGTACAGGACAGAATAAACTATGAGAAACATAGATTTGTACCAAGTTTTATTGGACAATCAGTGATGCCATATTGCAGTTATAGTTCTTTCATACTGAACTGTCTTTTTTCATGTACTTATTTGGTGATTTTATGTTACAGCTTTAGATTTTGTTACAAAATAGTTTTTGTCTCTCCTGCCGGTTTTTCACCAACTTATCTCTGTAAGTCTGTCACAAAATCTGCAAGTGTAACTTGTAAACTAGAAAAGACATTAACATAAAATCTGTAATATGAATAgtggaaaacatgaaaaatgggcacattatttttgtctgtctgtttgtcaatCTGTCAAAAAGTGTTAATTTCATGACTTTAAAGgatgaatttcaaaatttcttttttctcaattttttacTCTAGCCCAGCAGATTTGTTTTTACCGATAGACTGGTCATGAGCACAGACTATTGACTTGTCCCTTTGTGTATTGAGTTGTGTAATaacaaaaatagtattttatataattatactgcaACTGGTAGTGGACTTTTATTGTTGGACAATATCTTTGTAATTGTCAAATAAGCTGATTGAAAAATTGACATGCACCGTGACAAAAAAATGACACATATGTTAATAATTCCTGTCATTTCTTAACAATCCAGTAATCTATTAATGTAGAAAAAACGTCATGTTTGTGCTGTAATTCAGAAGTTGTCTGTTGAAAATTACTGTAAATTAATTTCCAGGTATCATAGAAACTGGCTGTTCTGTATGTAAGtgctgaaatattttacaaaaactaTCACAGTTGTGAtttaatatgcaggtttaaccaTTTTTATTCAAGTTGACCAATCATCTTACAATGACAGTATTAGAGTCCTTTATTTTAATATGGATGCCAGAAAGCATCatctttatttttgaattttctaTCAATCAGTGTGTTTctaaagaatgatatgaaaaattgTAGTGCTTTATATTTCATTCTTGAGATCTTTCAGTGTGAGCAGTCcagaattgcatttttttaaattgaagaaaattacaaaaatatttgtaattgtaaataatattgagagaaaaaaaacacgtttttttggAAAGTCATGTTTacatgaaattttaccttgacaCCTGTCAGCTAACATCCTTTGAACTTGAAATTTTGAAAGGGCTGCTTGATTTATATGATATCGTGTCCTTTATTTAATATGATCCAGACAAACTGTATGTTGAATTTGATTAATAGAATGCACTATGTCTGATTTCTGTAATAGTTCAGTTTTTACATAATACTGAAAAGGACATAAATCAAGTGCACCTTGTATGTTGTCATGGTGAAATTTGATTGAGTATTACTTGATTGTTGttaattgtaaacattttgtttctGAATATAAGTTGTCATTATACATAACCGATCATGCCAGTGCACTCCggataattatttgaaaaaataaaacaataaatcattaaaaatgaattcctgctttgtcatttattttcaattacgAATAATAGTTATACCTGTGATGTACTTATCTGTATTCCAGGGTTATTTACTAAGCTGAAATGAAACATATGCtattaaagtttctttttttttaaattattgtttaaaaacctaaagcagctgtccaaatgtagaaaatgcataattacatggtcggaaaagcactactttcaaaGCAGCAGATTACGTTGACTATACTCTCCAAGTAATATAgccaaataaatgtaaaaagaacGGATTTGTTACCACTTTCTACAATCATTATGTTAATCAATTATCCAAACCAAAAAAgtgcatatgaaaaaaaaactaatgagaaatgaatattttattttcatatatgctTTGTTTTTATACGACACAAGGGACATGTTATGTTATACCCCAgatgtccatctgtccgtccgttagcaactcttgaaccccttgaatgatttctaagaaacttgacacaaatgttcaccacatcgagacgatgtgaAGAGTGCATGTTCtcgatggctcgcttcaaggtcataggtcatatGCTTTGTTTCATGTCGGCTGTGTACTTgcactgcttgaaggatttcaaagaaactgcacaaatgttcaccacatcaagacaacgtgcagagcgcatgtttcagatggcttgcttcaaggtcaaggtcacactgggttcaaaggtcatatgactttttcgtgcgtatattgctttgcattgaggtgcttttgtttttatttggcgcatcccttttttcatttacaataaaaatttgaatatcttcccttttatgttactataaatagcttattttgtaactttttagctcacctgagccaaaggctcatggtgagcttttgtgaccgctcattgTCCATCGTGtctccgtcaacattttctaaaaaaatcttgaaaaccactgggcagaattacaccaaacttcacaggaatgaaccttggatggtcccctttcaaatttattcaaagaatttaattccatgcagaaaaactttaaaaatcttcttgtccaaaaccgcatgacatagaaccttgatatttggcatgtgacatcatcttccggtcctctatcaagattattcaaattgtgcccctggggtgaaaagaggccccgtcacggagatcacaagttttacatagacgtatataggaaaaaagtttaaaaatcttcttgactaaaaccacaagacctagacttttgatatttggtatgtaacattgccttgtggtcctctaccaaaattgttcatattattaccctggggtgaaaagattttttacatagacttatataggaaaaaacttcaaaaattttcttgtctgaaactagaAGACCTAGGCATTGGATATTTTTTATGTAGcgttgccttgtggtcctctatgaagattgttcaaactgtgcccctagggtgaaaaagaggccctgcatcgggggtcccaagttttacatagacttatataggagaaaacgttaaaaatcttcttgtctgaaactgcaaggcctaggcttttgatatttggtgtgttgcattacCTGGTGGTTAAAATTGTTCAGAtgattaccctggggtgaaaagagcccCTGCCCCGTGGgtctcaagtttaacatagacttacatagggaaaaaataaacagcttcttgtctgaaagttcaaggcctaggtctttgatatttggtatgtatcattgcctagtggacctctaataggattgttcaaattatgcgccaggggtgaaaagaggccctgccctggtggtcacttgttatgtgagttatataggaaaaaatacttaaaaaaattatcagatcatatttcctagactgtttaataatatttacctgatgtacccaagtgattacgtgtcaccttactgtgaccttgacc is a window from the Mercenaria mercenaria strain notata chromosome 7, MADL_Memer_1, whole genome shotgun sequence genome containing:
- the LOC128558371 gene encoding S-formylglutathione hydrolase-like isoform X3: MYTRAPTKLNSVTKYLCANFWRKRLRGELEKKPVAGNHTLCDVYPRQEILKISKEFQRAEEITQQHLEEEIIDKRKCIGNKAAMEVEDSDSDTEDVVRYHKMAALTEVSSNKMFNGLQKVFSHESKECKCTMKFGVYLPPQAEDKKCPVLYWLSGLTCTEQNFVTKAGAQRVAAEKGIIIVAPDTSPRGVEIEGQDDSYDFGSGAGFYVNATEEKWKTNYRMYSYITSELPDLINSNFKTNPDKMSIFGHSMGGHGALICAMKNPGKYKSVSAFSPISNPINAPWGKKAFTGYLGEDQSKWQEYDATELVKKYNGPPLNILIDQGKSDNFYVDKQLLPENLVDACKSSNVPVVLRVQEGYDHSYYFIATFVEEHINHHAQYLCQ